In the Ruminococcus sp. OA3 genome, one interval contains:
- the argF gene encoding ornithine carbamoyltransferase — protein MANEEKRQQMTEKFSTGRGLVGRNFLTLKDFSKKEIEYFLDLAARLKTYKKQGQSVRFYEGKNIALIFEKTSTRTRCSFEVAAHDLGMGVTYLDPSGSQIGKKESIADTARVLGRMYEGIEYRGFGQDIVEELGRHAGVPVWNGLTNEYHPTQMLADLLTIREHLGRLEGVRLVYMGDARYNMGNSLMIACAKMGMHFTACTAKEYFPNPELVAQCEEYAKESGATITLTEDVEKGVRDADVIYTDVWVSMGEPEAVWEERINALKPYQVNKHVMDLASKEAIFMHCLPAFHDLNTIIGKQVFEKYGLTELEVTDEVFESAQSVVFDEAENRMHTIKAVIVATLGE, from the coding sequence ATGGCAAATGAAGAAAAGAGACAGCAGATGACAGAAAAGTTTTCTACGGGCAGGGGGCTTGTGGGCCGGAATTTCCTGACGCTGAAGGACTTTTCAAAAAAAGAGATTGAATATTTCCTTGATCTTGCCGCAAGGCTCAAAACATACAAAAAGCAGGGGCAGTCTGTACGCTTTTATGAAGGGAAAAATATTGCACTGATTTTTGAAAAGACAAGTACCAGAACACGCTGTTCCTTTGAGGTGGCAGCACACGATCTGGGGATGGGCGTCACATATCTGGACCCCTCCGGATCCCAGATTGGAAAGAAAGAAAGTATTGCGGATACAGCGCGGGTTCTGGGGCGCATGTATGAAGGAATCGAATATCGTGGTTTTGGACAGGATATCGTGGAAGAACTGGGCAGACATGCGGGGGTTCCCGTGTGGAACGGACTGACAAATGAATATCATCCAACACAGATGCTGGCAGATTTACTGACCATAAGAGAGCATCTGGGACGTCTGGAAGGGGTAAGACTGGTCTACATGGGAGATGCCCGCTACAACATGGGCAACTCTCTGATGATCGCCTGTGCAAAGATGGGGATGCATTTTACGGCTTGTACGGCGAAAGAGTATTTTCCCAATCCGGAACTGGTGGCTCAGTGCGAAGAATACGCCAAAGAAAGCGGGGCTACGATTACGCTGACCGAGGATGTTGAAAAGGGAGTCAGGGATGCCGACGTGATCTACACCGATGTATGGGTATCCATGGGTGAACCGGAGGCAGTGTGGGAAGAGAGAATTAATGCACTGAAACCGTACCAGGTAAATAAACACGTAATGGATCTTGCATCGAAAGAGGCAATCTTTATGCACTGTCTGCCGGCATTCCATGATCTGAATACTATAATCGGGAAGCAGGTTTTTGAAAAATACGGCCTGACGGAGCTGGAAGTGACGGACGAAGTCTTTGAATCCGCGCAGTCTGTAGTGTTTGATGAGGCGGAGAACCGTATGCATACAATCAAAGCGGTGATCGTGGCAACACTCGGAGAATAA
- a CDS encoding biotin--[acetyl-CoA-carboxylase] ligase encodes MKSEILKVLRQSSSHVSGQELCERLGVSRTAVWKNIRQLQEEGYQIEAVRNKGYRMVQAPADVFNASEIKSRLGESSLIQEVLYRAETDSTNTWAKRLAEGGSPSGTLAVADRQTQGKGRRGKVWSSPEGTSVYMTLLLRPEILPQYAAPLTLVMGLSVAQALDDTLGLSAGIKWPNDVVVSGKKICGILTEMSAQMDYVDYLVIGTGINVNTQVFPDEIKDMATSAADQLGHIVSRAELAASVIRCFEKNYKVYLDSCSLEGLMEAYREKMINYNREVKVMGPGEVFEGVAKGISPSGELLVERKDGSVTAVSGGEVSVRGLYGYV; translated from the coding sequence ATGAAATCAGAAATTTTAAAGGTGCTCAGGCAGAGCAGTTCGCATGTGTCCGGTCAGGAACTGTGTGAACGGCTGGGAGTATCCAGAACTGCAGTCTGGAAAAATATCCGGCAGCTGCAGGAAGAAGGATATCAGATAGAAGCCGTCAGAAACAAAGGCTACCGTATGGTCCAGGCGCCTGCAGATGTGTTCAACGCCAGTGAGATCAAGAGCCGGCTCGGGGAGAGCAGTCTGATCCAGGAAGTACTTTACAGAGCGGAGACGGACTCTACAAATACCTGGGCTAAACGTCTTGCGGAGGGGGGAAGCCCCTCCGGAACACTGGCTGTGGCTGACCGCCAGACACAGGGAAAAGGGCGCAGGGGGAAGGTGTGGAGTTCGCCGGAAGGCACCTCAGTATATATGACACTGCTGCTGCGGCCGGAAATTCTTCCGCAGTATGCGGCACCTCTGACACTTGTGATGGGACTTTCCGTAGCCCAGGCATTGGATGACACCCTGGGACTTTCGGCCGGGATCAAATGGCCGAATGATGTTGTGGTTTCCGGGAAGAAGATCTGCGGTATATTAACAGAGATGAGTGCCCAGATGGACTATGTGGACTATCTGGTAATCGGAACCGGAATTAATGTCAACACTCAGGTGTTTCCCGATGAGATAAAGGATATGGCTACTTCGGCGGCGGATCAGCTCGGACATATCGTATCAAGGGCTGAACTTGCTGCCTCCGTGATACGTTGTTTTGAAAAGAATTATAAAGTTTATCTTGACAGCTGCAGCCTGGAAGGACTGATGGAAGCCTATCGGGAAAAAATGATAAATTATAACCGTGAGGTTAAGGTTATGGGACCGGGCGAAGTGTTTGAAGGTGTGGCGAAGGGGATTAGCCCGTCGGGGGAACTTCTGGTTGAACGGAAGGACGGAAGTGTCACAGCAGTTTCAGGCGGCGAAGTATCGGTGCGGGGGCTTTACGGATACGTATAA
- a CDS encoding DUF6145 family protein — protein sequence MGSEEVVLCGASAYEQKYYFNEDFQSLPEDIKNELHILCVLYTEDVGGILMLIFDENGSLNFKVESAAGDAMFDEIGSTLKIKEIQRTKQELLESLETYYRVFFLGEEWDGRP from the coding sequence GTGGGTTCAGAGGAAGTGGTGCTCTGCGGAGCGAGTGCCTACGAACAGAAATATTATTTTAATGAAGACTTTCAGTCTTTGCCGGAAGATATCAAAAATGAGCTTCATATTCTCTGCGTACTTTATACGGAGGATGTCGGCGGCATACTGATGTTAATCTTTGATGAAAACGGGTCATTGAATTTTAAGGTGGAATCTGCCGCGGGCGATGCCATGTTTGACGAGATTGGCAGTACCTTGAAGATCAAGGAGATTCAAAGGACGAAACAGGAACTGCTGGAATCACTGGAGACATACTACAGGGTGTTCTTTCTGGGAGAGGAGTGGGATGGACGGCCATGA
- the dusB gene encoding tRNA dihydrouridine synthase DusB gives MTLRIGKLVFENPLILAPMAGVTDLPFRLLCKEQGAGLLCTEMISAKAIMYKNKNTKALMEIDPKERPVSLQLFGSEPSVMGLIARQIEDHPFDILDINMGCPVPKVVNNGEGSALMKDPARVREIVSAVVKAVKKPVTVKIRKGFDESHVNAVDIARIIEDCGAAAIAVHGRTREQYYSGNADWDVIRQVKNAVSIPVIGNGDVSDAESAGRLVAETGCDGIMIGRAARGNPWIFRQVNEYLQHGTVISKPTKEEVRDMILRHARLQIEVKGEDTGMREMRKHVAWYTAGFPHSARLRGMVNEISTLEELEDMLMNKF, from the coding sequence ATGACACTTCGGATAGGTAAGCTGGTTTTTGAAAATCCACTGATCCTGGCCCCGATGGCAGGCGTAACAGACCTGCCATTTCGTCTGCTCTGCAAAGAACAGGGCGCCGGACTTCTCTGTACAGAAATGATCAGTGCAAAAGCCATTATGTATAAAAATAAGAATACTAAGGCACTGATGGAGATCGATCCGAAAGAGCGGCCGGTGTCGCTTCAGCTGTTTGGATCGGAACCGTCTGTGATGGGGCTGATCGCACGGCAGATTGAAGATCATCCTTTCGATATCCTGGATATCAATATGGGTTGTCCGGTTCCCAAGGTGGTAAATAATGGCGAAGGGTCAGCGCTTATGAAGGACCCTGCCAGAGTCAGAGAGATTGTTTCTGCAGTGGTGAAAGCGGTAAAAAAGCCTGTTACAGTGAAAATCCGCAAAGGCTTTGATGAGTCTCATGTAAATGCGGTTGACATTGCCAGAATTATAGAGGACTGCGGGGCGGCAGCCATCGCAGTACACGGGCGCACACGAGAGCAGTATTATTCCGGAAATGCCGACTGGGATGTCATCCGCCAGGTGAAGAACGCAGTATCCATTCCGGTCATCGGAAACGGCGATGTAAGCGATGCCGAAAGTGCGGGAAGGCTGGTGGCGGAGACCGGCTGTGACGGCATTATGATCGGACGGGCTGCGAGAGGAAATCCATGGATTTTCCGGCAGGTGAATGAATATCTGCAGCATGGAACCGTTATTTCCAAACCAACAAAAGAAGAAGTCAGGGATATGATCCTGAGGCACGCAAGACTCCAGATCGAGGTGAAGGGAGAGGATACGGGGATGCGTGAGATGAGAAAACATGTCGCCTGGTATACGGCAGGATTTCCACATTCCGCCAGGCTGCGCGGTATGGTCAACGAAATATCAACATTGGAAGAGCTGGAAGACATGCTGATGAATAAGTTTTAA
- the greA gene encoding transcription elongation factor GreA, whose product MEEKKNILTYAGLKKLEDELHDLKVVKRKEVAGKIKEAREQGDLSENAEYDAAKDEQRDIEARIEEIEKILKNAEVVVEDEVDYTMISVGCKVTVHDMEYDEDMEFQIVGSTEANSLQGKISNESPVGKALIGAKQGQIVDVELPAGVMQYEVLNIERNI is encoded by the coding sequence ATGGAAGAAAAGAAAAACATATTAACATATGCGGGGTTGAAAAAGTTAGAGGACGAGCTTCATGACCTGAAGGTGGTGAAACGTAAAGAAGTAGCCGGGAAGATCAAAGAAGCGAGAGAGCAGGGTGACCTGTCTGAAAATGCGGAGTATGATGCAGCAAAAGATGAGCAGAGAGATATTGAAGCCCGTATTGAGGAAATTGAAAAAATCCTGAAAAATGCAGAGGTTGTCGTTGAGGATGAGGTAGATTATACGATGATCAGTGTTGGCTGCAAAGTGACGGTTCATGATATGGAGTATGATGAGGATATGGAGTTCCAGATCGTAGGATCTACAGAAGCAAACAGCCTTCAGGGAAAAATCTCAAATGAATCACCGGTTGGCAAGGCTCTGATCGGGGCGAAACAGGGACAGATCGTAGACGTTGAACTTCCTGCTGGCGTTATGCAGTATGAAGTATTAAATATAGAAAGAAATATCTAA
- the lysS gene encoding lysine--tRNA ligase: MAEQQKQAQEQDVNQLLKVRREKLQALQENGKDPFEITKYDVTHHSMDIKDQFEALEGKEVSVAGRVMQKRVMGKASFCNVQDLQGTIQSYVARDSIGEDFYKDFKKMDIGDIVGIRGEVFKTKTGEISIHASSVTLLSKSLQILPEKFHGLTNTDLRYRQRYVDLIMNPEVKDTFVKRSQIIASIRKYLAGEGFMEVETPMLVANAGGAAARPFETHFNALDEDLKMRISLELYLKRLIVGGMERVYEIGRVFRNEGLDTRHNPEFTLMELYQAYTDYNGMMDLTENLYRYVAQEVLGTTTITYNGIEMDLGKPFERITMVDAVKKYAGVDFNEIHTLEEARAAADEHHVEYEDRHKKGDILSLFFEEFAEEHLVQPTFVMDHPIEISPLTKKKPENPEYVERFEFFMNGWEMANAYSELNDPIDQKERFKAQEELLAQGDEEANTTDEDFLNALMVGMPPTGGIGFGIDRMVMLLTDSAAIRDVLLFPTMKSIGGSETSKKTEKPAEKAVEAAPEKIDFSNVKIEPLFEEMVDFETFSKSDFRAVKVKACEAVPKSKKLLKFILDDGTDVERVILSGIHEYYEPEELVGKTCIAITNLPPRPMMGIDSCGMLISAVHEVDGHEGLNLLMVDDRIPAGAKLY, from the coding sequence ATGGCTGAACAGCAAAAGCAGGCACAGGAACAGGATGTTAACCAGTTATTAAAAGTTCGCCGGGAAAAATTACAGGCACTGCAGGAAAATGGTAAAGATCCGTTTGAAATTACAAAATATGATGTGACACATCACAGCATGGATATTAAAGATCAGTTTGAGGCGCTGGAAGGGAAAGAAGTTTCCGTTGCAGGCCGCGTCATGCAGAAGCGTGTAATGGGGAAAGCTTCTTTTTGCAACGTTCAGGATCTTCAGGGTACCATTCAGTCTTACGTGGCGAGAGACAGTATCGGTGAAGACTTCTACAAGGATTTTAAAAAGATGGATATCGGCGATATCGTCGGCATCAGGGGCGAAGTATTTAAAACGAAGACGGGAGAAATCTCCATCCACGCTTCCAGTGTGACGTTACTCTCCAAGAGCCTTCAGATTCTTCCGGAAAAATTTCATGGGCTGACAAACACAGATCTTCGCTACCGCCAGAGATATGTGGATCTGATCATGAACCCGGAAGTAAAAGATACCTTTGTCAAGCGCTCCCAGATCATTGCCAGCATCCGTAAATATCTGGCAGGGGAAGGTTTCATGGAAGTGGAAACGCCGATGCTTGTGGCAAACGCAGGCGGGGCGGCTGCGCGTCCGTTTGAGACGCATTTCAATGCGCTGGATGAAGATTTAAAGATGCGCATTTCACTGGAGCTTTATCTGAAACGTCTGATCGTGGGCGGCATGGAGCGCGTCTATGAGATTGGACGTGTATTCAGGAATGAGGGTCTTGATACGAGACACAATCCGGAATTTACGCTGATGGAGCTGTACCAGGCATATACAGACTATAACGGGATGATGGATCTTACGGAGAATCTATACCGTTACGTGGCACAGGAGGTTCTGGGGACCACGACCATCACCTACAATGGAATTGAGATGGATCTCGGCAAACCATTTGAGCGGATCACAATGGTGGATGCCGTAAAGAAGTATGCGGGCGTTGACTTTAATGAAATTCATACGCTTGAAGAGGCAAGAGCAGCAGCGGATGAGCATCATGTAGAATATGAGGACAGACATAAAAAGGGTGATATCTTAAGCCTCTTTTTCGAGGAATTTGCGGAAGAGCACCTGGTTCAGCCGACATTTGTCATGGATCATCCGATTGAGATCTCGCCTCTTACCAAGAAGAAACCGGAAAATCCGGAATACGTAGAACGCTTCGAATTCTTTATGAACGGGTGGGAGATGGCGAATGCCTATTCCGAGCTGAATGACCCGATCGATCAGAAAGAACGTTTTAAAGCTCAGGAAGAGCTTCTTGCACAGGGCGATGAGGAAGCTAATACGACAGATGAAGACTTTCTGAATGCGCTGATGGTCGGCATGCCCCCGACAGGCGGTATCGGCTTCGGCATTGACCGTATGGTAATGTTGTTGACGGATTCCGCGGCGATCAGGGATGTTTTGCTGTTCCCGACGATGAAGAGCATTGGAGGTTCTGAAACTTCTAAAAAAACAGAAAAGCCAGCTGAAAAGGCAGTCGAAGCAGCACCGGAAAAGATTGATTTTTCTAATGTAAAAATTGAGCCGCTTTTTGAAGAGATGGTAGATTTTGAGACATTCAGTAAGTCTGATTTCAGAGCTGTTAAGGTAAAAGCCTGTGAAGCTGTACCGAAGAGCAAGAAGCTTCTGAAGTTTATTCTTGATGACGGAACAGACGTAGAACGCGTGATTTTAAGCGGTATTCACGAGTATTACGAGCCGGAAGAGCTGGTTGGAAAGACTTGTATCGCAATCACAAACCTGCCGCCAAGACCGATGATGGGAATTGATTCCTGTGGAATGCTCATCTCTGCGGTTCACGAAGTGGATGGTCATGAAGGGCTGAATCTGCTGATGGTGGATGACCGGATCCCGGCAGGTGCTAAACTGTATTGA
- a CDS encoding ABC transporter ATP-binding protein, with the protein MIELNELSFTYENSREGVSQLRRINLHVKKGELILLAGKSGCGKTTLTRVLNGLCPQFYPGKLTGNYRLDGQDALKMPVHQLGTMAGSVFQDPRSQFFATNTTDEIALGMENIPLERTVIHERVKTVCAQMNIARLLDRRIFPLSSGEKQLLAIASVCAMEPKVIVMDEPSANLDSNAMVRLGILLYRLKEAGHTIVLSEHRFHYVRDSFDRLVLMENGELSTIYSHDEALKLSEDQLTGMGLRPFDAPAFQVGGAFQSEPDDTLQVSEISCMLDGRQILDEISFSARSGKILAIAGPNGAGKSTLCRTITGLYRAMGTVQIDGEYLKRKQRTRNSFFVQQDSDYQLYAPTVLDEFFIGKKETSSLKEDALGRLREMGMDEFQNRHPASLSGGQKQRLLLTIAAASRKNLLVFDEPTSGLDGYNMRLTVKLFKQLAREGRCILLITHDMDLIAEAADCVIYIEQGTLRYCRNIMRKI; encoded by the coding sequence ATGATTGAATTAAACGAACTCTCATTTACCTACGAGAATAGTCGTGAAGGAGTCAGCCAGCTGCGCCGGATCAACCTGCATGTCAAGAAAGGGGAACTAATCCTTCTGGCAGGCAAAAGCGGATGCGGAAAAACAACCCTGACACGGGTGCTCAATGGGCTGTGCCCGCAGTTCTATCCGGGGAAGCTTACGGGAAACTACCGTTTAGACGGGCAGGACGCCCTCAAAATGCCGGTTCATCAGCTGGGCACGATGGCAGGCAGCGTGTTCCAGGATCCGCGCAGCCAGTTTTTTGCCACCAATACGACGGACGAAATTGCTTTAGGTATGGAAAATATCCCGTTGGAACGCACAGTTATACATGAACGTGTAAAAACGGTGTGTGCGCAAATGAACATTGCAAGATTGCTGGACCGGCGGATTTTTCCCCTGTCCAGCGGGGAAAAGCAGCTACTTGCCATTGCTTCGGTCTGTGCTATGGAGCCAAAGGTAATTGTGATGGATGAACCCTCCGCCAATCTGGACAGCAACGCTATGGTGCGGCTGGGCATATTGCTTTACCGGCTGAAGGAGGCTGGACATACGATTGTCCTGTCGGAACACCGCTTCCATTACGTCCGGGATTCCTTTGACCGGCTTGTTTTAATGGAGAACGGAGAGCTCTCAACAATCTACAGCCATGATGAGGCGTTAAAGCTTTCGGAAGATCAGCTTACCGGCATGGGGCTGCGTCCTTTTGACGCACCGGCCTTTCAGGTGGGCGGAGCCTTCCAGTCAGAGCCGGACGATACCCTGCAAGTTTCAGAAATATCCTGCATGCTGGACGGACGGCAAATTTTAGATGAGATCTCCTTTTCCGCACGAAGCGGTAAAATACTTGCCATCGCCGGACCTAACGGCGCGGGAAAATCCACCCTTTGCAGAACCATCACCGGCCTGTACCGGGCAATGGGAACCGTTCAGATCGACGGTGAATACCTGAAGCGCAAACAGCGTACAAGAAATTCCTTTTTCGTGCAGCAGGACTCTGACTATCAGCTCTATGCACCTACCGTTCTGGACGAATTTTTCATCGGGAAAAAGGAAACGTCCTCTCTCAAAGAAGACGCTTTGGGCAGGCTGCGGGAAATGGGAATGGATGAATTTCAAAACCGGCATCCAGCCTCACTTTCCGGCGGGCAGAAGCAGCGGCTTTTACTAACCATCGCAGCGGCAAGCAGGAAAAATCTATTGGTATTCGACGAACCTACCAGTGGACTGGACGGATACAATATGCGCCTGACGGTGAAACTGTTTAAGCAACTTGCCAGGGAAGGGCGGTGCATTCTGCTAATTACGCATGATATGGATTTGATCGCAGAGGCAGCAGACTGTGTGATCTATATCGAACAGGGAACATTACGTTACTGCCGCAATATAATGCGGAAGATATAA
- a CDS encoding energy-coupling factor transporter transmembrane component T, with product MADEKQEHCGQDPRTWLLLCLTGIVSIILIHSELGGLCVFLCCILIHLFTGKAVRAFSYLTGYLIFTGIAWAGVKLVENDILFSVSSMLTSIGILGRKAIIPLAFAARLAQEPTGSLMAAFQKLRLPKTMGIATAILLRFFPTISGEYQAIRSSQRFRGIGAGVFRTLIHLPSTVEYILIPLILRTTKVAEELSASMTVRGVRFSGETVSYRAIRFTWRDAICCVLMLLVSGLVFTLERGGFL from the coding sequence ATGGCTGATGAAAAACAGGAGCACTGTGGACAGGATCCCCGTACATGGCTGCTGCTTTGTCTGACAGGAATTGTTTCCATTATTCTGATTCATTCTGAGCTTGGCGGGTTGTGTGTATTCCTGTGCTGCATTCTCATTCACCTTTTTACAGGAAAAGCCGTCCGCGCTTTCTCTTATCTCACAGGTTATCTCATTTTTACCGGGATTGCCTGGGCCGGTGTGAAGCTTGTGGAAAACGATATCCTCTTTTCTGTCAGTTCCATGCTGACCAGCATTGGCATACTGGGGCGCAAGGCGATCATCCCACTTGCGTTTGCAGCTCGTCTTGCACAGGAACCGACGGGATCCTTAATGGCAGCTTTTCAGAAGCTGCGTTTGCCTAAAACAATGGGAATCGCGACGGCCATTTTGCTGCGCTTTTTTCCAACCATATCCGGGGAGTATCAGGCGATTCGTTCCTCACAGCGGTTTCGGGGAATTGGGGCAGGCGTGTTTCGCACGCTTATCCATCTTCCCTCTACAGTGGAATATATTCTTATCCCACTGATCCTGCGCACTACAAAGGTGGCGGAGGAACTCTCCGCCTCTATGACCGTGCGGGGCGTGCGTTTTTCCGGAGAAACGGTGAGCTACCGTGCGATTCGCTTTACATGGAGGGATGCCATCTGCTGTGTGCTGATGCTCCTTGTTTCCGGGCTTGTTTTTACCCTTGAGCGAGGAGGTTTCCTATGA
- a CDS encoding MptD family putative ECF transporter S component: MKQSKFLSLREFVIVLLLACVETAIAVVIAMPFAANLQLVYFLVPGLAGLINGIIYVLLIKKCQKIGTQFIIPFMYGLYFLFSGSVYVFLFFAILAVSNELIMIGGYGKKVRQAIPHVLTWMLNSMGSTLTLLLFRDSMVQAYVNMGMDTASADAAIASIEGFWLAPQNIAIALVAAAILSITGYLLGMKMLDKHFKPAGVA; encoded by the coding sequence ATGAAACAGTCAAAATTTTTAAGTCTCAGGGAATTTGTCATCGTACTGCTTCTGGCCTGTGTGGAAACCGCCATTGCCGTTGTAATCGCCATGCCGTTTGCAGCGAATTTGCAACTGGTCTATTTTCTCGTGCCTGGGCTTGCCGGCTTAATTAACGGCATTATCTACGTTCTGTTGATTAAAAAGTGTCAGAAGATTGGCACGCAGTTCATCATTCCGTTTATGTATGGATTGTATTTCCTGTTCTCCGGCAGCGTCTACGTCTTTTTGTTCTTCGCCATTCTGGCCGTGAGCAATGAGCTGATCATGATCGGCGGATACGGAAAAAAAGTCCGGCAGGCGATCCCCCATGTTCTTACCTGGATGCTCAATTCCATGGGCAGCACACTGACCCTGCTTTTGTTCCGCGACAGCATGGTGCAGGCTTATGTGAATATGGGGATGGATACAGCGTCGGCAGATGCGGCAATTGCATCCATTGAGGGCTTTTGGCTGGCTCCCCAAAATATTGCAATTGCATTGGTGGCAGCGGCAATCCTGTCCATTACCGGCTACTTATTGGGAATGAAGATGCTGGACAAACACTTTAAGCCTGCCGGAGTTGCATAA
- a CDS encoding ABC transporter ATP-binding protein: MLNMIRQFTFHKPREILQPTLWLFLSQACSMIPAVLAYMAIYTLGQVFFPPYTLDLSLLIRLAAVSLGYVLVQYAVEIISYYFTYGRAYRDTADKRIAYIQKLRRQPLGFFSSKESGELISSFASDFANVEYTLCYWLPYPLGVGLLLVVSIVWICVYDWRMGLAMFAMLPICALLMLVIARVKEKHSRRVMAAKTKAATQLNEYLHGMKDLKAYHRTGSGFESLEASMRNLRDESLKDEAVAGSLSTLCASLVKFIVPVTAAVGFYLLMRGTLSVLDFAGFLILATKLTEPVLMVVTSISALRGMTPSGERLDKVMTAAEPPGEENIKKATAYQFENVSFRYGEGANVIQDVSFNTPPGFLTALVGPSGSGKSTLLRLMARFWDNQGGHIRMNGRDMKEIQPDSLLTHISMVMQNAYLFRGSIRENLCFGNEAITEELMVEACKKAHCHEFISVLPEGYDTMVGEGGATLSGGERQRISLARAFLKDVPILLLDEPTASLDADNEAMVQKALDEISKERTVVMIAHRLKTVRGAKQILVLQDGKILQKGTHDQLAGQDGLYARLWGLQNQAGNYTFKQS; encoded by the coding sequence ATGCTTAACATGATCCGGCAGTTTACCTTTCACAAGCCCAGAGAGATTCTCCAGCCGACGCTGTGGCTCTTTCTTTCCCAGGCATGCAGTATGATTCCCGCAGTGCTTGCCTATATGGCGATTTACACGCTGGGTCAGGTGTTTTTTCCGCCCTATACGCTTGATTTATCCCTGCTCATCAGGCTGGCGGCTGTCAGTCTTGGATATGTACTTGTGCAATACGCTGTGGAAATCATCTCCTATTACTTTACATATGGCCGTGCTTACCGGGACACTGCTGATAAACGCATCGCCTATATCCAAAAGCTGCGCCGGCAGCCGCTGGGCTTTTTCTCGTCGAAGGAGTCCGGGGAACTCATCAGTTCTTTTGCCAGTGATTTTGCCAATGTGGAATATACCCTGTGTTACTGGTTGCCCTATCCTCTTGGTGTAGGGCTGCTGCTGGTGGTTTCCATTGTGTGGATCTGTGTTTATGACTGGCGCATGGGGCTTGCCATGTTTGCCATGCTGCCCATCTGTGCGCTGCTCATGCTGGTTATTGCACGGGTAAAAGAAAAACACAGCCGTCGAGTGATGGCTGCAAAAACGAAGGCGGCAACACAGCTCAATGAATACCTCCATGGCATGAAGGATTTGAAGGCATACCACCGCACGGGCAGCGGCTTTGAATCTCTGGAAGCCTCCATGCGCAACCTGCGAGACGAATCGCTGAAGGATGAGGCCGTAGCAGGCAGCCTGTCCACCCTGTGCGCTTCACTGGTGAAATTTATAGTCCCGGTGACTGCAGCGGTTGGATTTTACCTGTTGATGAGGGGGACCTTATCTGTACTGGATTTTGCGGGATTTTTAATTCTTGCAACAAAGCTTACCGAGCCGGTGCTGATGGTTGTCACCAGCATCTCTGCCCTGCGGGGAATGACACCATCTGGAGAACGGCTGGATAAGGTGATGACCGCCGCTGAGCCTCCTGGTGAGGAAAACATCAAAAAAGCGACAGCTTATCAGTTTGAGAATGTATCCTTCCGCTACGGAGAGGGTGCGAATGTCATTCAAGATGTATCTTTCAACACGCCACCCGGCTTTCTCACCGCCCTGGTAGGACCTTCTGGCAGCGGGAAATCCACACTACTGCGGTTGATGGCCCGTTTTTGGGATAACCAGGGCGGCCATATCCGAATGAATGGCAGGGACATGAAAGAAATCCAGCCAGACAGCCTGCTTACTCATATTTCCATGGTGATGCAGAACGCCTATCTGTTTCGGGGAAGCATCCGGGAAAACCTCTGCTTCGGCAATGAGGCCATTACGGAAGAACTGATGGTGGAAGCCTGCAAAAAAGCGCATTGCCACGAATTCATCTCCGTCCTGCCAGAAGGGTACGACACCATGGTAGGAGAAGGAGGCGCCACGCTTTCCGGTGGAGAACGGCAGCGGATTTCTTTGGCCAGAGCTTTTTTGAAGGACGTACCGATTCTGCTCCTGGATGAACCCACTGCCTCCCTGGACGCCGACAATGAGGCCATGGTGCAGAAGGCGCTGGATGAAATCTCAAAAGAACGCACCGTCGTCATGATCGCACACCGTTTGAAAACTGTACGGGGTGCGAAGCAGATTCTTGTCCTTCAGGATGGGAAAATCTTGCAGAAAGGAACCCATGACCAGCTTGCCGGACAGGATGGCCTTTATGCCCGGCTGTGGGGATTGCAGAATCAAGCTGGAAACTATACATTCAAACAATCCTAG